A stretch of DNA from Catenulispora acidiphila DSM 44928:
TGGGGAGCCTCGACAAGGAGCCCCTGCCCGAGCGCCATTCCGACGTGCCCCGGTGCCTCGGGAGTTCCGTCATCGCCGGGTATGAAGATCAAGTCGCCGGGCTTGAGGTCGTTGACGTTGTAGATGGGCGTCCCGACATCGGACTGAGCGATGGAGCCTCGCGGGATGGTGATGCCGGCCGCGCGGTAGGCCATCATCATCAGCGATGAGCAGTCACACTGGTCGGCAAGATTGCCGTCGTGTGCGTTCGTGCAGCTACCGCCGTATGAGTAGGGCGTCCCAAGCTGCGCCAGGGCCCACGCTACGGCGGTCCGTGCTGCCGCTGGCGTGTTGACCGGAAGCGTGAACCCCGGAGGCAGTTGGAGGTCGCTCCCACCGCCGGCTGAGCCGTCGCCTCCGGTCCCGGAGCAAGTGCCCGCGCTTCCGTCGAAGGTAGCGACGAGGCGCTTGGATATCGCTTCCCACTGCTCGAAGTTGAACCTTGCAGGATCGGGAAGCCGTAGAACCGCGCTGGCTGCCTGGTCGAATGGGATGGTCTGCCAGTCCGGTACTTGAGCTAGCCGCGTGTAGAACTGCGTCGCGACGTGAACGGGGTCGGCCAGTTCAGCGGCGGTCCCCCAGCTGCCCGGGTCCTGGTTGAACAGGCCCAAGCCGTTGTAGTCGCTCTTCACCGTGTAGTTCGCCAGGCGGGTCCGCTCGATCGAGGCTGCGATCGCGATCACCGCCGCGTCCTCAGGAAGGTGTAAGTCGTTCTGAGACACCGTGTAGAGGATTTGGGCGTTGCTGATCTGGCCGGAGGTGATCGGGTGCCCTGGGCTGAGGTCAGTCGTGCCAGGCGATACCGGTCCGGAAGTTGAGCATGGCTGGTTCGTCAGCGACGCCGCGGCTGCTGCTGCCAAAACGGTCTGGGGTTCGAGAGTGCCTGATCCTGTGGTCGCGAGCGCGATGCCGAGGACGATGGCTATGGGCGACAGCAGGGTGCCGCCGAGAGCGAACTTCGCCTTCTTCGCGACGTCGTTCATGCCAGCACTCGGCTCGGCTGGGAGATGGTGCTCATGTGCGTCCTTGCTGGGTGGAACGGCGTTGGAACGAGCACGACGCAGCTATCAGCAAGGGGATGAGGACCACCCAATTCTGCTACAGCAGACGCGACGCGCTAGCCGAGGATACGCCAGCAGCAGGGGGTCTTGTCTACTACAGCAGAATTGCCGCTCGGTTCCGGAGCGATTCGCGTTGTTCCGGGTAGCAAACCGCCGCCGCCAGGGG
This window harbors:
- a CDS encoding C40 family peptidase, with the protein product MNDVAKKAKFALGGTLLSPIAIVLGIALATTGSGTLEPQTVLAAAAAASLTNQPCSTSGPVSPGTTDLSPGHPITSGQISNAQILYTVSQNDLHLPEDAAVIAIAASIERTRLANYTVKSDYNGLGLFNQDPGSWGTAAELADPVHVATQFYTRLAQVPDWQTIPFDQAASAVLRLPDPARFNFEQWEAISKRLVATFDGSAGTCSGTGGDGSAGGGSDLQLPPGFTLPVNTPAAARTAVAWALAQLGTPYSYGGSCTNAHDGNLADQCDCSSLMMMAYRAAGITIPRGSIAQSDVGTPIYNVNDLKPGDLIFIPGDDGTPEAPGHVGMALGQGLLVEAPHTGLTVRIQPIAGYWEGQISKMRRIVN